A region of Anoplopoma fimbria isolate UVic2021 breed Golden Eagle Sablefish chromosome 24, Afim_UVic_2022, whole genome shotgun sequence DNA encodes the following proteins:
- the LOC129113355 gene encoding olfactory receptor 2A2-like, with the protein MEDLKPVYFCMFLIIYIIIVAGNSVLIGVVYFENTLHEPMFLLLCNLAVNGLYGSSALLPALLSNLLSDSYEISLALCQTQIYAIHTYAITEFTILAAMSYDRYVAICYPLLYHTIMSKRVVKLIVFTWLYPMLAFLIVFIFTLRLQFCERTIDKVYCLNYSLVKLSCTDTTIVNIVGLLSVILYVFPQLFMIFYSYAHILRICVLSFKESKLKALQTCTPHLLAITNYSIGCLFEIAQSRFNISHLSYQSKLFLSLYFLIFPSLLNPTIYGLSIQAIRAQLFRLFSRKSGQVTNYVA; encoded by the coding sequence ATGGAAGATCTCAAGCCAGTGTACTTCTGCATGTTCCTGATAATATACATAATCATTGTTGCTGGAAATAGTGTGTTAATCGGAGTGGTGTATTTTGAGAACACCCTGCATGAGCCAATGTTTCTTTTGCTGTGTAACTTGGCTGTGAATGGTCTGTATGGAAGCAGTGCCTTGCTGCCAGCACTGCTGAGCAACTTGTTGTCAGACTCGTATGAGATATCTCTGGCGCTTTGTCAGACACAGATCTATGCTATACACACATATGCCATCACTGAATTCACAATTCTAGCAGCTATGAGTTATGACAGGTATGTGGCTATTTGCTATCCGCTGCTTTATCATACAATCATGTCAAAAAGAGTTGTTAAACTTATTGTTTTTACGTGGCTCTACCCCATGCTGGcatttctcattgtttttattttcactcttCGGCTGCAGTTTTGTGAGAGAACCATAGACAAGGTGTACTGTCTCAATTACTCATTGGTGAAACTTTCCTGTACAGACACAACTATTGTTAACATAGTCGGCCTACTTTCTGTAATTCTATATGTGTTTCCACAGCTTTTCATGATCTTTTACTCATATGCACACATCCTGAGGATATGTGTATTGTCATTCAAAGAATCCAAGCTCAAAGCTCTCCAGACTTGTACCCCCCACCTGCTCGCAATAACCAACTACTCCATCGGGTGCCTTTTTGAAATAGCACAAAGTCGATTCAACATTAGTCACCTATCTTACCAAAGCAAGTTGTTTTTATCTCTGTACTTTTTGATATTCCCATCCCTTCTTAATCCGACAATATACGGTTTGAGTATTCAAGCCATAAGGGCACAACTGTTCAGGCTTTTCAGCAGAAAAAGCGGGCAAGTCACAAATTATGTTGCCTAG
- the LOC129113920 gene encoding olfactory receptor 52D1-like, with translation MDNTTALSFTMTAYTVMENYKHGLFAVFLMLYSITIILNLLLITVIYQTKESHQPMNVFTCMLSINEIYGSTSLLPAIMTVLMSETHEITVKWCMTQVYFLHTYAAAEFFILAVMGYDRYAAICFPLHYHSIMSNSKIGKLVALAGLYPLIVFACFYSLTLQLTFCGKVMPKLYCVNMELVKNACSNGSKVIISAVGLVLIQLFVVPQVVMIAFSYVKISGVCRKLSRESQRNALKTCVPHLISLLNYTICSFFEIIQTRFDMSHVPIETRIFMSLYFVIIPPIANPVLYGLGTQIIRVHILNLFVRYKILPTHLVKAGIVA, from the coding sequence ATGGACAATACAACAGCACTTTCATTCACAATGACTGCATACACTGTCATGGAAAACTACAAACATGGGCTGTTCGCTGTGTTCCTCATGCTGTACTCTATTACTATCATTTTGAATTTACTGCTCATTACTGTCATATACCAAACCAAAGAGTCACATCAACCTATGAATGTGTTCACGTGTATGCTATCCATCAATGAAATATATGGCAGTACTTCGTTGTTACCTGCAATTATGACGGTGCTCATGTCCGAGACGCATGAAATAACTGTGAAGTGGTGCATGACTCAAGTCTATTTCCTACATACGTACGCAGCTGCTGAGTTTTTCATTTTAGCTGTTATGGGTTACGACAGATATGCTGCCATCTGTTTCCCACTACATTACCACAGCATCATGTCTAATTCAAAGATAGGTAAGCTTGTTGCATTAGCAGGTCTATACCCACTcattgtgtttgcatgtttttactCACTAACCTTGCAGCTGACCTTCTGTGGAAAAGTCATGCCAAAATTATACTGTGTGAACATGGAGCTGGTCAAAAATGCATGTTCAAATGGTAGCAAAGTGATCATAAGTGCTGTTGGACTTGTACTTATTCAGTTGTTCGTTGTGCCTCAGGTAGTGATGATTGCTTTCTCTTATGTGAAAATTTCAGGAGTGTGTAGGAAATTATCAAGAGAGTCCCAGAGAAATGCTCTTAAAACATGTGTCCCACATTTGATATCTTTACTAAACTACACCATCTGTTCCTTTTTTGAAATTATCCAAACTAGATTTGACATGAGTCATGTTCCTATTGAGACACGGATCTTCATGTCCTTGTACTTTGTCATCATTCCACCGATTGCCAACCCGGTGCTGTATGGACTCGGTACTCAAATAATAAGAGTTCATATACTGAATCTGTTTGTTAGATACAAGATCCTGCCAACACACTTAGTGAAGGCGGGGATTGTAGCTTAA